The Rhodothermales bacterium genome contains the following window.
GGAGCAATGCCTGCTCGACGACGACGAGCGCCGAGACGCCAGGCGCCCATACCGAGAGCGTGTCCGGGAGCAGGAAGCCGAGCGCCGCCGCCGAGGCGACGGCGTAGACGAGCCCGAGCCCTTTCAGCACGGCGAGCACGAGCCGGCCGCCGAGATACGGCGCGCGACGGAAGGCGAGGGCCTGGAGATAGAGCAGCGTCTGGAGCAGAAGGCGGGCGAAATAGCAGAGGGGAAGGACAGAACTCCGGGTATCGGGAAGACGCGCGCCAACCTATAAACCTCCGCCCTCATCCGGCAGGCCTCGGCGATACTTTCCTGCGGTCACCGTGCCGCCCGCACCCTCTACCTACCTGACGCCGCCCCGATGCCATGGATGTAATCGAGACCGAGCGCCTGGTGCTCCGCCACCAGACCGAGGACGACGCCCCGTTCGTCCTCGGCCTCATGAACGACCCCGACTGGCTGCGCCACATCGGTGACCGGGGCGTCCGAACCGTCGCTGATGCCCGTGCTTACATCCGCGACGGCGCCGTCGCGATGTACGCGCAGCACGGGATCGGACTCTACCTCGTCGAGGCGAAAAGAAGGCGCGTCCCGGTCGGCGTCTGCGGGCTCCTCCGGCGGGCGACGTTCGACGACGTGGACCTCGGCTTCGCGCTCGCCCCCGAGCATCGGGGCCGAGGGTATGCACGGGAAGCCGCTGCCGCGACGGTGGCGTACGGCCGCGACGTACTCGGGCTCGACCGGATCGCCGCCATCGTCTCGCCCGGAAACGCCGCGTCTGTCCGACTGCTCGAAGGCCTCGGGTTCGCATTCGAGCGGCCGTTCACGTACCCCGACGGGGACGCGGTGCAGCTCTTCGCGCTGGACCTCTGAGCCCGTCTCACTCGGCTGCGCCGTAGAGGCCTTCGTAGACCGCCCGGTTGCGCGTCAGCTTCTTCACGTAGTC
Protein-coding sequences here:
- a CDS encoding GNAT family N-acetyltransferase; the protein is MDVIETERLVLRHQTEDDAPFVLGLMNDPDWLRHIGDRGVRTVADARAYIRDGAVAMYAQHGIGLYLVEAKRRRVPVGVCGLLRRATFDDVDLGFALAPEHRGRGYAREAAAATVAYGRDVLGLDRIAAIVSPGNAASVRLLEGLGFAFERPFTYPDGDAVQLFALDL